In the Acanthopagrus latus isolate v.2019 chromosome 23, fAcaLat1.1, whole genome shotgun sequence genome, one interval contains:
- the rabep2 gene encoding rab GTPase-binding effector protein 2, which translates to MSSKSEDTETSLWAQLVECRAQVEHWQGVATICELSKQEELAELQKQCDQEIQSLQEALRETAAQYEARISVLQSQPVEWRRASGQNVISGRKARMDAEGGSNESPTPFPNSQSEAESMASTDRTHNQPAELEAAAEGEGAALTADGYFSLRHCDSASLSSFSLDTPSLPRKLHGQDDTDSLVSTGTLVPEAIYLPPAGHRLVTHSDWDSLNAQVSELRGEVSRLEAEKEELEKELDTQTKHTHKQVSMLQCQVQTSEALLQDLQKSFSQSQNAVQSRLAELSFSQRKMCSELSRLKGEEVEDEAPESSSFPATLQGAHCEERLRIEIVNLREQLDTRSEENEVLEVQLSSLKTETERIQAQKEQLQAELLACRTELEAQRVALSHVQNTSKALSNDKAALQKQCLELRSQVISLRSQVDTSQTVQMDFVQLSQSLQVKLELIRQAESLEQVKEILGEGVSEAGSSPADAS; encoded by the exons ATGAGCTCCAAGAGTGAAGACACag AGACGAGCCTGTGGGCCCAGCTAGTCGAGTGTCGAGCTCAGGTTGAACACTGGCAGGGCGTGGCGACGATCTGTGAGCTGAGCAAACAGGAGGAACTGGCAGAGCTGCAAAAACAATGTGATCAAGAGATCCAGTCTCTGCAGGAGGCTCTCAGAG AGACGGCAGCGCAGTATGAGGCCAGGATATCTGTTCTCCAGTCTCAGCCTGTGGAGTGGAGGAGAGCCAGTGGACAGAACGTG ATCAGTGGAAGGAAAGCCAGGATGGATGCAGAGGGTGGCAGTAACGAATCGCCAACACCGTTCCCCAACAGCCAGTCAGAGGCCGAGTCTATGGCGTCGACGGACAGGACGCACAACCAACCAGCGGAGCTCGAAGCGgcggcagagggagagggggcgGCACTCACAGCAGACGGGTATTTTTCGCTGCGACACTGCGACTCTGCCTCgctgtcctccttctccttaGACACGCCCTCTCTGCCCAGAAAACTCCACGGTCAGGATGACACCGATTCTCTGGTCTCCACGGGAACTTTGGTGCCTGAAGCCATCTACCTGCCACCGGCTGGACACCGGCTGGTCACGCACAGCGACTGGGATTCACTCAACGCTCAG GTGTCAGAGCTGCGAGGGGAGGTGAGTCGGTTGGAGGCTGAGAAGGAGGAGCTTGAGAAAGAGCTGGATACACAgaccaagcacacacacaaacaa gtatCAATGCTCCAGTGTCAGGTCCAGACATCAGAGGCCCTCCTCCAGGACTTGCAGAAATCTTTTAGCCAATCACAGAATGCAGTCCAGAGTCGGCTG GCAGAGTTGTCCTTTTCCCAGAGGAAGATGTGCAGTGAGCTGTCCAGACTTAAAGGAGAGGAGGTTGAGGACGAGGCGCCAGAGTCAAGCTCATTTCCAGCAACCCTGCAG GGGGCACACTGTGAGGAGCGTCTCCGCATTGAGATTGTCAACCTGAGGGAGCAGCTGGACACCCGGTCTGAGGAGAATG AAGTTTTAGAAG TGCAACTGTCcagtctgaagacagaaacagagaggatcCAGGCTCAGAAGGAACAGTTGCAGGCTGAGCTGTTGGCCTGCCGCACTGAACTGGAAGCCCAGCGGGTGGCGCTCTCTCATGTTCAGAACACCAGCAAGGCCCTCAGTAATGATAAA GCGGCCCTGCAGAAGCAGTGTCTGGAGCTGCGAAGCCAAGTCATCAGTCTGCGCTCCCAGGTCGATACCAGCCAGACTGTACAGATGGACTTTGTGCAGCTCTCCCAGTCGCTGCAG GTGAAGCTGGAGTTGATTCGACAGGCCGAGAGTCTGGAACAAGTGAAGGAGATCCTGGGAGAGGGAGTCAGTGAAGCTGGTTCCTCGCCTGCAGACGCCTCATGA
- the si:ch211-11k18.4 gene encoding uncharacterized protein si:ch211-11k18.4: MSGKIKNRSAANADSITGGVSCDERILRDCHQLYTDPDSGLISVAESVGLKLLPPRKKITVFLMGNHSAGKSSFINWYVEEHIQRTGVAIETQGFSFVTSGRKRESLTGNATLHLYPHFKPLQEFKGVSEYLSTEICTSRQKRFSLVTFVDSPGLVDGDMKYPFDVDEVILWLGDLCDLILVFFDPMGQALCKRTLNIVESLNEKHGDRLRFYLSKADEAGGESDRQRVMMQIVQELCKRPGLNKCGFDMPTIYIPNPNKPSRCVNQIEEVCRTIEKTINQTVQNTLNSLEKDCELISEAITDTLINDRQTSSGNRRARCKSCFLTLLGFTVPMALMALLVLGALSKELLEMALGPEGRETLSLYMTPVVKVFDSLSMEQKMYGGVGMVLLSFFLLIVARFAFRTKPTLSGKQKRQLQEKLEYIQEVVKTKKKKLYEEYLRQSVSDHDMDL; encoded by the exons ATGTCTGGGAAAATCAAGAACAGAAGTGCCGCGAACGCAGATTCGATTACCGGCGGCGTGTCCTGCGATGAGCGCATCTTGCGGGACTGTCATCAACTGTACACGGATCCGGATAGCG GACTGATCTCAGTAGCTGAATCTGTTGGTCTGAAACTGCTGCCGCCGAGGAAGAAGATCACCGTGTTCCTGATGGGCAACCACTCTGCTGGGAAAAGCTCCTTCATCAACTG gTATGTGGAGGAGCACATCCAGCGCACCGGAGTGGCTATTGAGACCCAAGGCTTCAGCTTTGTTACAAGTGGGCGCAAGAGAGAATCTCTCACA GGAAATGCAACCCTCCATCTATATCCACACTTCAAGCCTCTGCAGGAGTTCAAAG GTGTTTCTGAGTACTTGAGCACAGAGATCTGCACATCTAGACAGAAACGCTTCAGCCTGGTGACATTTGTGGATTCGCCGGGGTTGGTGGACGGCGATATGAAGTATCCCTTTGATGTGGATGAAGTTATTCTGTGGCTCG GTGATCTCTGTGACCTGATCCTGGTCTTCTTTGACCCCATGGGTCAGGCTCTCTGCAAGCGCACCCTCAACATTGTGGAAAGCCTGAATGAGAAACACGGGGACAGACTGCGTTTTTACTTGAGCAAGGCTGACGAGGCCGGGGGAGAGTCCGACAGACAG AGAGTAATGATGCAGATCGTTCAGGAGCTCTGCAAGCGACCAGGACTCAACAAATGTGGTTTTGACATGCCCACCATCTACATTCCTAATCCAAATAAG CCAAGTCGCTGCGTCAACCAGATTGAGGAGGTGTGTCGCACCATTGAGAAAACTATTAACCAAACAGTCCAGAATACACTCAACTCCCTGGAGAAGGACTGTGAGCTCATCAGCGAGGCCATCACTGATACGCTCATAAATGACAG GCAGACCAGTTCTGGAAACCGACGGGCGCGCTGTAAGAGCTGCTTCCTGACTCTGCTGGGCTTCACCGTCCCCATGGCTCTGATGGCATTGCTGGTACTAGGCGCTCTGTCCAAAGAGCTGCTGGAAATGGCTCTGGGCCCTGAAGGCAGAGAAACACTCTCACTTTACATG ACTCCCGTAGTGAAAGTGTTCGACTCGCTCTCCATGGAGCAGAAGATGTACGGCGGTGTTGGAATggtccttctctccttcttcctgctCATCGTCGCGCGTTTTGCCTTCAG GACTAAACCAACTCTGTCGggcaaacagaaaagacaacTGCAGGAGAAGCTTGAGTACATTCAGGAGGTGGTCAAGACCAAAAAG AAAAAGCTATATGAAGAATACCTTCGCCAGAGTGTCAGCGATCATGACATGGACTTGTAA